One segment of Phaeacidiphilus oryzae TH49 DNA contains the following:
- a CDS encoding YdcF family protein, with protein sequence MISAQAWQDAQILWDFHQMHHEPRPCSVAIGLGSHDLGVADVTVHLYQRGMAPLIVFTGATSRTTADRMPRGEAVHYRERALALGVPDSAVLVEPRARNTGENIRYSRALLETVGVDVMSVLLVSKPYEERRAYATARKEWPEVEFVSASAPMMFEDYVDSIKDVRLVIDMLVGALQRLLIYPAQGFMVELPIPEHVSRAYERLCHEGFTSRLVSTSTLS encoded by the coding sequence GTGATCTCAGCGCAGGCGTGGCAGGACGCCCAAATCCTGTGGGACTTCCATCAGATGCACCACGAACCGCGTCCCTGCTCCGTCGCGATTGGACTGGGCAGCCATGACCTCGGGGTGGCGGACGTGACCGTCCACCTCTACCAGCGCGGCATGGCCCCCCTGATCGTCTTCACCGGAGCGACCAGCCGGACAACGGCAGACCGGATGCCCCGCGGCGAAGCCGTCCACTACCGCGAGCGTGCGTTGGCACTCGGTGTCCCTGACTCGGCCGTCTTGGTGGAGCCCCGAGCCCGGAACACGGGAGAGAACATCCGCTACTCCCGCGCGTTGCTCGAAACCGTCGGCGTTGACGTGATGTCAGTCCTGCTGGTCAGCAAGCCTTACGAGGAACGCCGGGCCTACGCCACGGCCCGCAAGGAGTGGCCTGAGGTTGAGTTCGTCAGTGCGTCCGCCCCGATGATGTTCGAGGACTACGTGGACTCTATTAAGGACGTGCGGCTCGTCATTGACATGCTTGTAGGCGCTCTTCAGCGACTCCTGATCTACCCGGCTCAGGGCTTCATGGTCGAACTACCGATACCAGAGCACGTCTCACGCGCCTACGAACGCCTTTGCCACGAGGGGTTCACCAGTCGCCTCGTTTCGACGAGTACCTTGTCCTGA
- a CDS encoding gluconate:H+ symporter, with amino-acid sequence MPLVVVGIGVLILLFLMTKLKVNAFIALLVVATGVGLVQGVPAADLPDALTKGLGNQMASVMALITLGAMVGRVMGDAGAAQRIADSLIKLFGPRGVQVAMVVTSMLIGITMFYEAAFVIVVPICFTLARSTRSNLLWVGLPMSISLSTMHSYLPPHPGPTAVAGVLHASIGLTLLYGLFIAVPVGGIVALVWPRLPFVRRIDPEIPEGLVSEREFAEDELPGLGWSVGIAVLPVVLIAGAAIVALITSATNPVLDAVAFIGNPTIAELIALIIAAWAFGPRIGRSVHEVTASCTDAAKSMTMILLIIAAGGAFSGVLKAGGTSDYIKTMTDHWSISPIILAWLIAALLRVALGSATVATVTASAVVLPLMAHGGTKPELMTLAVTCGSIAFSHVSDPGFWMFKEYFNLSVLDAIKVRTTYTTLLAVLGLLGVLAEQAILG; translated from the coding sequence ATGCCACTTGTCGTCGTGGGGATCGGGGTACTGATCCTCCTCTTCCTGATGACCAAGCTCAAGGTCAATGCCTTCATCGCCCTGCTCGTCGTCGCCACCGGCGTCGGTCTGGTGCAGGGCGTGCCGGCCGCGGATCTGCCGGACGCGTTGACCAAGGGCCTCGGGAACCAGATGGCCTCGGTCATGGCGCTGATCACGCTCGGCGCGATGGTCGGAAGGGTGATGGGCGACGCCGGCGCCGCTCAGCGCATAGCCGACTCACTGATCAAGCTGTTCGGCCCGCGCGGTGTGCAGGTCGCGATGGTGGTTACCTCGATGCTGATCGGCATCACGATGTTCTACGAGGCCGCCTTCGTCATCGTCGTACCGATCTGCTTCACCCTCGCCCGCTCGACCCGGTCCAACCTGCTCTGGGTCGGCCTGCCGATGTCTATCTCGCTGTCGACCATGCACAGCTATCTGCCGCCGCACCCCGGCCCCACCGCGGTCGCCGGGGTGCTGCACGCGTCCATCGGACTCACCCTGCTCTACGGCCTGTTCATCGCCGTCCCGGTGGGCGGGATCGTCGCTCTGGTCTGGCCCCGGCTGCCGTTCGTCCGCCGGATCGACCCGGAGATCCCCGAAGGTCTGGTCTCCGAGCGGGAGTTCGCCGAGGACGAGTTGCCGGGACTGGGCTGGTCGGTCGGCATCGCTGTGCTGCCAGTGGTGCTGATCGCCGGAGCCGCGATCGTCGCGCTGATCACCAGTGCCACCAACCCGGTCCTGGACGCCGTCGCCTTCATCGGCAATCCCACGATTGCCGAACTGATCGCCCTGATCATCGCGGCCTGGGCGTTCGGCCCGCGGATCGGCCGCTCGGTGCATGAGGTGACCGCCTCCTGCACCGATGCCGCCAAGTCGATGACGATGATCCTGCTGATCATCGCGGCCGGCGGTGCCTTCAGCGGCGTGCTGAAGGCCGGCGGGACCTCGGACTACATCAAGACGATGACCGACCACTGGTCGATCTCGCCGATCATCCTCGCCTGGCTGATCGCCGCGCTGCTGCGGGTCGCGCTCGGCTCGGCCACGGTCGCCACGGTCACCGCCTCCGCGGTCGTGCTGCCGCTGATGGCGCACGGCGGCACCAAGCCGGAGCTGATGACCCTCGCCGTGACCTGCGGGTCCATCGCCTTCTCGCACGTCAGCGACCCGGGCTTCTGGATGTTCAAGGAGTACTTCAACCTCTCCGTCCTCGACGCGATCAAGGTGCGGACCACCTACACCACCCTGCTCGCCGTCCTCGGCCTGCTCGGCGTCCTGGCCGAACAGGCGATACTCGGCTGA
- a CDS encoding GntR family transcriptional regulator, whose translation MAPKWRELADKLAEQIRAGVYRPGEPLPHIRKLVEDGEGSKSTVHAAYRALEAEGLVTSSRGHGTVVREQTPLKRLGIERYDKAKWRDSDEVAFIADRVASGRAYKRNEQTQTVSRVQAPPAVAAAHGLPEGAEVYARARVVKEGDQPTHTLTSYYRPEHVEGTRIVDPTPGPAGRGGGFRVLYDAGYEIDHMREEIFARVPTGDEVKLLQLPPGEPVVELHRTTYTADGTVVEYAIGVHAASRFAWSYDFEVPDSAKDREEVE comes from the coding sequence ATGGCGCCCAAGTGGCGGGAGCTGGCCGACAAGCTGGCTGAGCAGATCAGAGCCGGGGTGTACCGGCCTGGCGAGCCGTTGCCGCACATCCGGAAGCTCGTCGAAGACGGCGAAGGATCCAAGTCGACCGTCCACGCGGCGTACCGCGCGCTGGAGGCTGAAGGGCTGGTCACCTCGTCACGCGGCCACGGCACTGTGGTGCGCGAGCAGACGCCGTTGAAGCGGCTCGGCATCGAGCGGTACGACAAGGCGAAGTGGCGGGACAGCGACGAAGTCGCGTTCATCGCCGACCGGGTCGCGTCCGGCCGCGCGTACAAGCGAAACGAGCAGACCCAGACCGTCAGCCGCGTGCAGGCGCCGCCGGCGGTCGCCGCCGCGCACGGCCTGCCGGAGGGAGCCGAGGTCTACGCCCGCGCCCGCGTCGTCAAGGAAGGCGACCAGCCGACGCACACCCTGACGAGCTACTACCGCCCGGAGCACGTCGAAGGAACGCGGATCGTCGATCCCACCCCCGGGCCGGCGGGCCGCGGCGGCGGTTTCCGTGTGCTGTATGACGCGGGCTACGAGATCGACCACATGCGGGAAGAGATCTTTGCGCGCGTCCCGACAGGCGACGAGGTGAAGCTCCTTCAGCTCCCGCCCGGTGAGCCCGTGGTGGAGCTGCACCGAACCACCTACACAGCAGACGGCACCGTGGTTGAGTACGCGATCGGAGTGCATGCGGCATCGCGCTTCGCATGGTCGTATGACTTCGAGGTCCCCGACTCAGCGAAGGACAGGGAGGAAGTGGAGTGA
- a CDS encoding S8 family peptidase yields MAREPGGRILVGGEQMSEIVERASGGGTKYYPYSWEETKQLLAPQARALQESATSLDSSLRARHVVFEATLLPNFLANSYFPKNLIKLLQLTALGSRPATEDLILRGRVESDVATKSLVVAGDDASLEHLSRMLEGEHLDRHERAAAEELRQFSKIHLPRREEVLDSHSSGPDASSSQQAFEAVLHPDPDSELGDRHPISDALFHKFEDFIRRLGGEVAGDRRDVVGGLTFVPVFLSTARAPEAAAFNPLRSIRRMPRIRPVPSVPLRSAPRVGLPAPPAAAPDAPEVLIFDAGIEENGDFFAGSVSQIHLTDRKPQPGFIEHGSAVTGAVLYGQVHAGEHLPTPQVRATHYRCIPGPDEDGAELYWLLDQIQKRVADTDSMIVNLSLGPEMPVIDSEPHRWTALLDSIAYERDILFVVAAGNNGESPSTSGANRILVPADMVNGLSVGACDKPHPEALWSRAAYSAMGPGRPGGLVQPNVVSFGGDEDRPFARLRGNGQLSYDWGTSYATPLVTHGLAVLSHELGDRRSASALKAFAVHSVESHADSNMQTGYGRVINDYSKALWCDSHEVTVMYQASIERNQILGFQLPVPEDLNRGRVQVRWTLAYSSPTDPTEAVEYTQAGLEFTFRPHADIFEFRNPENGKLVRFNVREDPTRATKLVEEGWKRSQNPVTRSQKHGPRASEASRRRGGKWETVMQGQDRMLATSLKAPRLEIEYFSRAGGLLTQGVAPVDFTLLVTVQSLSGVDVYSMARSEFSILSPLPVPVSTRLRT; encoded by the coding sequence ATGGCTAGGGAGCCAGGCGGACGCATCCTCGTTGGAGGAGAGCAGATGTCGGAAATTGTGGAGCGAGCAAGCGGCGGTGGAACAAAGTACTATCCGTATTCATGGGAAGAAACCAAACAGCTTCTTGCGCCTCAAGCGAGAGCGCTACAGGAATCAGCTACCAGCCTGGATTCCTCGTTGCGTGCGCGACATGTTGTATTTGAAGCCACCCTTCTTCCGAATTTCCTAGCAAATAGCTATTTTCCAAAGAATTTGATTAAGCTGTTACAGCTTACTGCTCTGGGGTCTCGCCCTGCTACAGAAGATCTAATTCTTAGAGGGCGTGTAGAGTCGGACGTTGCTACGAAGTCTCTGGTTGTGGCGGGGGACGATGCGAGCCTTGAGCATCTTTCACGCATGCTCGAAGGGGAACATCTAGACCGACACGAACGTGCGGCCGCAGAAGAACTACGACAATTCTCCAAGATCCACCTTCCCAGGCGCGAGGAAGTCTTAGATTCCCATTCTTCAGGCCCAGATGCTAGCTCTTCCCAACAAGCATTTGAGGCTGTTCTCCATCCGGACCCGGATTCGGAATTGGGCGATCGGCACCCCATTTCGGATGCCCTATTCCACAAGTTCGAGGATTTCATCCGGCGGCTGGGGGGCGAAGTTGCTGGCGATCGACGCGACGTTGTGGGCGGACTTACATTCGTTCCCGTCTTTTTGTCGACTGCTCGGGCACCAGAAGCTGCAGCCTTCAATCCACTGCGTTCCATCCGAAGAATGCCCCGCATCAGGCCAGTTCCCTCTGTACCACTGCGTTCGGCTCCTAGAGTGGGACTGCCGGCACCGCCCGCAGCCGCACCTGACGCCCCGGAAGTCCTCATTTTTGACGCGGGCATAGAGGAGAACGGTGACTTTTTTGCTGGTTCCGTGTCGCAGATACACCTCACGGACCGGAAGCCTCAGCCCGGTTTCATAGAGCACGGGAGTGCTGTCACGGGCGCTGTGCTTTACGGTCAAGTACACGCTGGAGAGCATCTGCCTACCCCTCAAGTTAGGGCGACGCACTACCGGTGCATACCCGGGCCCGATGAGGACGGAGCAGAGCTCTATTGGCTGCTGGATCAGATCCAAAAGCGGGTAGCAGACACTGACTCTATGATCGTCAATCTGAGCCTCGGGCCAGAGATGCCGGTGATCGATAGTGAGCCTCATCGGTGGACTGCTTTGCTGGATAGCATCGCCTACGAGCGGGATATCCTTTTTGTTGTTGCAGCCGGGAATAACGGCGAGAGCCCCAGTACATCTGGCGCTAATCGGATACTAGTTCCGGCTGACATGGTAAACGGCCTGAGTGTTGGCGCGTGCGATAAACCACATCCAGAGGCATTGTGGTCACGAGCCGCCTATAGCGCTATGGGCCCAGGACGACCCGGCGGGCTTGTCCAGCCAAACGTTGTCTCATTTGGCGGCGACGAAGATCGGCCGTTTGCTCGGCTTCGGGGGAACGGTCAGCTGTCGTACGACTGGGGCACCAGCTACGCCACTCCGTTGGTGACCCACGGACTGGCCGTGCTTAGCCACGAACTTGGAGATCGGCGTAGCGCTTCTGCGTTGAAGGCGTTCGCAGTTCATTCAGTTGAATCGCATGCTGATTCGAATATGCAAACCGGGTACGGGCGAGTCATCAATGACTATTCCAAGGCTTTGTGGTGCGACAGTCACGAAGTAACTGTCATGTATCAGGCTTCCATCGAACGAAATCAGATCCTGGGTTTCCAGCTCCCCGTTCCAGAAGACCTGAATCGAGGACGCGTGCAAGTTAGGTGGACGCTTGCGTATTCCTCGCCGACTGACCCGACCGAAGCCGTAGAGTACACGCAAGCTGGTCTCGAGTTCACCTTCCGCCCTCACGCTGACATCTTCGAGTTCCGGAACCCGGAAAATGGGAAACTCGTGCGATTTAATGTTCGAGAGGATCCCACACGCGCGACTAAACTTGTCGAAGAAGGTTGGAAGCGGAGTCAGAATCCAGTTACTCGTTCACAGAAGCACGGCCCTCGGGCGTCCGAGGCGAGCAGGCGTCGGGGGGGTAAATGGGAAACAGTCATGCAAGGGCAGGACAGGATGCTCGCAACGAGCCTTAAAGCCCCCCGATTGGAGATCGAGTACTTTTCTCGGGCAGGTGGCCTTCTGACGCAGGGAGTTGCTCCAGTTGACTTCACTCTTCTGGTGACCGTTCAGTCGCTCTCCGGCGTCGATGTCTACAGTATGGCTAGGTCCGAATTTTCGATCCTCTCTCCTCTTCCGGTTCCCGTTTCTACGAGGCTGCGTACGTGA
- a CDS encoding AAA family ATPase: MGTSEQGPRSGLTSTEQALLELMQIALEVDPSSTRVRELCRSWVRQPPTDGSHTVTLRAALRALLTALPEPTPSPLRGNSRSEGTWTTSRAGESQFPRDPETNQALLRAGRPGSSVGPVLDEESRRRVDRLISESSIRDRLIESGLQPSRSVLLSGPPGVGKTMTASHIAEQMKLPLVVVDLAAVMSSYLGRTGRNVRAILDYATSNECALFIDEFDALAKRRDDAADIGELKRLVNVLLLELDRWPPGSLLLAATNHLDLLDSAITRRFDVLLDLPLPNFKERSHLLSTIPAIEIGEIDDDVIGLLALSLGGFSHSDIIRSCNEIARASLVDDGDFRKLHRHIIEFSMKRLREEVKDDAAIRKSVALAAQKHLGLSQRKIASLLGVSHPTVSRMLTASDKN; the protein is encoded by the coding sequence ATGGGTACTTCGGAGCAGGGTCCTAGGAGCGGTCTGACCAGCACAGAGCAAGCGTTGCTTGAGCTGATGCAGATCGCTCTCGAGGTCGACCCAAGCTCCACTCGCGTACGAGAACTGTGTCGCAGTTGGGTCCGCCAGCCGCCGACGGACGGGTCACACACAGTCACGCTTCGGGCTGCCTTGAGGGCCCTGCTGACGGCGCTCCCAGAGCCTACGCCGTCGCCTCTGAGAGGCAACAGCCGGAGTGAGGGCACATGGACTACTTCGCGAGCAGGGGAGTCGCAGTTTCCGAGGGACCCTGAAACCAATCAAGCGCTACTCAGGGCAGGGCGCCCTGGCTCTTCAGTTGGCCCAGTCCTTGATGAAGAATCAAGGCGGCGCGTCGATAGATTGATTTCCGAGAGCTCGATTCGCGATCGATTGATCGAATCAGGTCTGCAACCTTCCCGGAGCGTTCTCCTTAGTGGCCCTCCAGGTGTCGGAAAGACCATGACAGCCTCTCACATCGCAGAGCAGATGAAGTTGCCGCTTGTTGTTGTCGATCTAGCGGCGGTGATGTCCAGTTATCTTGGACGTACAGGCCGCAACGTTCGGGCAATTCTTGATTATGCAACCAGCAATGAATGCGCTCTATTTATTGATGAATTCGATGCGTTGGCCAAGCGCCGAGATGACGCGGCCGACATCGGGGAACTAAAGCGCCTGGTGAATGTTCTACTTCTTGAACTTGATCGGTGGCCTCCAGGGAGCCTCTTGCTCGCCGCAACTAATCATCTGGATCTACTTGACTCCGCAATCACGCGCCGCTTTGACGTACTGCTCGATCTCCCTCTCCCTAATTTCAAGGAGAGGAGCCACCTCCTGTCCACAATCCCAGCTATTGAAATCGGCGAGATCGACGACGACGTTATTGGTCTACTCGCCTTGTCGCTGGGCGGCTTTTCGCACTCGGACATCATTCGCTCATGCAATGAAATTGCGCGTGCCTCGTTGGTTGACGACGGCGACTTCCGGAAACTGCATCGACACATTATTGAGTTCTCAATGAAGCGCCTCCGAGAGGAGGTTAAGGATGATGCCGCTATTCGAAAGAGTGTCGCGCTTGCCGCGCAGAAGCACCTCGGCCTTTCACAACGCAAGATCGCTAGCCTACTCGGGGTGAGTCATCCGACAGTGAGCAGAATGCTGACGGCTTCAGATAAGAATTAA
- a CDS encoding protein spdB — protein MRKTLMTVLPAVALTAVSMVLTLAVVVMWLGQAMPWPVALVVGLGLDGGWLATLAYERRLAAQGDHSTPVTAVGWCFGATAAAVLVVHAFTEPRPAAWLAVAWLPVAAKALWLVHSLWEDTALTSGALSEIHNIRQEARDEAAVARARLRAQAGTEVTRVTAVTEAGARVARATAERSRTLADAWGVLASARDRDDTARALTCVTTPVTAQAHPAWDLPRWESLPALAAAPGALSDAELDQVVRELRESQNPPLSYRETARLVRKAGYPAAEMRLRAAWRRVTADQPMTGEEAHA, from the coding sequence ATGAGGAAGACCCTGATGACGGTCCTTCCGGCCGTCGCGCTGACTGCCGTGTCCATGGTGCTCACGCTGGCTGTGGTCGTGATGTGGCTCGGGCAGGCCATGCCGTGGCCCGTGGCCCTGGTCGTCGGCCTCGGCCTGGACGGGGGCTGGCTGGCCACCCTCGCCTACGAACGGCGTCTCGCCGCTCAGGGCGACCACAGCACCCCGGTTACGGCGGTTGGTTGGTGCTTCGGCGCGACGGCCGCCGCCGTGCTGGTCGTTCACGCCTTCACCGAGCCGCGACCGGCCGCGTGGTTGGCCGTGGCCTGGCTGCCCGTGGCTGCTAAGGCCCTGTGGCTTGTCCACAGCCTGTGGGAGGACACCGCGCTGACCTCCGGAGCCCTCTCGGAGATCCACAACATCCGGCAAGAGGCACGGGACGAGGCCGCTGTCGCTCGCGCCCGGCTGCGCGCGCAGGCAGGCACGGAGGTCACCCGCGTGACGGCCGTGACGGAGGCCGGGGCGCGCGTCGCGCGGGCAACCGCCGAGCGCTCGCGGACCCTCGCGGACGCTTGGGGAGTTCTGGCTTCCGCCCGGGATCGTGACGACACGGCGCGGGCTCTGACCTGCGTGACTACCCCCGTCACGGCGCAGGCACACCCGGCGTGGGATCTGCCTCGGTGGGAGTCTCTGCCCGCGCTGGCCGCCGCCCCAGGGGCGCTGTCGGATGCGGAGCTGGATCAGGTGGTGCGGGAGCTCCGGGAGTCGCAGAACCCGCCGCTGTCCTACCGCGAGACCGCCCGCCTGGTCCGCAAGGCCGGATACCCGGCCGCCGAAATGCGCCTGCGCGCCGCATGGCGCCGCGTCACCGCCGACCAGCCCATGACCGGAGAGGAGGCCCACGCATGA
- a CDS encoding FtsK/SpoIIIE domain-containing protein, with translation MTTNTPEDAVPNPAADRAENTADVVDLNNYRDANSPRVVAGTVVNRPPAKSGPHWVVRSGRAVHRAATHDRTRTVGRAVARNGLYVVGGARIVTRRAWDSRTSARYERMLGAAEAAGQHEMAMEWEERGQRFRAARHQRRMDMLRAPVHLAKSAAVGTAAGTGGLLLLGIALAVANKNIGDTVAPIMAVFEFVRWLVIIACVVWGPAVAALPWLVLLGLWGVGKHGQAAPRWAMPERVRNGEGDPITPSVVVTALRDLGIAPLRGAIKEMGDAGAAMLGPIRIAGCGVEVDVTLPSGVSTDEVQKRRRKLAENLSRHEHEVFITIPPQPRTVRLWIADSGALDEPIGPSPLVTDPELKADLYNGRAPWGQDLRGDPAAISLLQRMLLITGLSNQGKTAALRALALWLALDTSVEFRIADLKGVGDWRMFDGLATVLIQGPTDDHVIEATEMLEAAVEEMQSRIAALEASGATDGVTREMARSNPVFKPLVLVVDEAQVAFMCPAVGDDKRPYGGTKATSRYFMAARKIHNQGRAVNVVLWQGTQDPTDQNLPKLVREGAHIRASLVVGTEEQARMALGDKAVNGGAAPHKLRQGLDKGTVVVAGDGVKLEAGQSSITIRTHFVSGEDAAAIAERAKARRAGVTTLSSVVTDAPADPLSDIADVIGDVPRMLTKDVLQRLAVHNPAAYADWTFGDLTNVLEGTAAEPYKSDGRMTIARDRIARVLAERPEDAPRDAAG, from the coding sequence ATGACCACCAACACCCCCGAGGATGCCGTGCCGAACCCCGCTGCGGACCGCGCGGAGAACACCGCCGACGTGGTGGACCTGAACAACTACCGCGACGCGAATAGCCCCCGCGTCGTTGCTGGGACCGTCGTCAACCGCCCGCCGGCCAAGAGCGGGCCGCACTGGGTGGTGCGCTCCGGCCGCGCCGTGCACCGCGCCGCCACGCATGACCGCACGCGCACCGTGGGGCGGGCGGTGGCCCGTAACGGCCTGTACGTGGTTGGCGGGGCGCGGATCGTGACCCGTCGGGCGTGGGATTCGCGTACGAGTGCGCGGTATGAGCGGATGCTGGGGGCCGCCGAGGCGGCGGGGCAGCACGAGATGGCGATGGAGTGGGAGGAGCGCGGGCAGCGCTTCCGCGCCGCCCGTCACCAGCGCCGCATGGACATGCTCCGCGCCCCCGTGCACCTGGCCAAGTCGGCGGCGGTGGGCACGGCGGCCGGCACGGGCGGACTACTGCTGCTCGGGATAGCGCTGGCCGTGGCCAACAAGAACATCGGCGACACGGTCGCCCCGATCATGGCCGTGTTCGAGTTCGTGCGCTGGCTGGTCATCATCGCCTGCGTGGTCTGGGGCCCGGCCGTTGCCGCGCTGCCCTGGTTGGTCCTGCTGGGCCTGTGGGGCGTGGGCAAGCATGGGCAGGCCGCGCCGCGCTGGGCGATGCCGGAGCGGGTCCGCAACGGCGAGGGTGACCCGATCACCCCCTCCGTCGTGGTCACCGCCCTGCGGGACCTGGGCATCGCCCCGCTGCGAGGCGCCATCAAGGAGATGGGGGACGCGGGCGCGGCGATGCTCGGACCGATCCGCATCGCCGGATGCGGGGTCGAGGTCGACGTCACCCTGCCGTCCGGAGTGTCCACGGACGAGGTGCAAAAGCGCCGCCGCAAGCTGGCGGAGAACCTGTCCCGGCACGAGCACGAGGTGTTCATCACCATCCCGCCGCAGCCGCGCACGGTGCGGCTGTGGATCGCCGACTCCGGCGCGCTGGACGAGCCGATCGGCCCGTCCCCGCTGGTCACCGACCCCGAGCTGAAGGCCGACCTGTACAACGGCCGGGCCCCGTGGGGGCAGGATCTGCGCGGCGACCCGGCGGCGATCAGCCTGCTGCAGCGGATGCTGCTGATCACGGGCCTGTCCAACCAGGGCAAGACCGCCGCCCTGCGCGCGCTCGCGCTGTGGCTCGCGCTGGACACCAGCGTGGAGTTCCGCATCGCCGACCTGAAGGGCGTCGGGGACTGGCGAATGTTCGACGGGCTGGCCACGGTCCTGATCCAGGGGCCGACCGATGACCACGTGATCGAGGCAACGGAGATGCTGGAAGCCGCGGTCGAGGAGATGCAGTCCCGCATCGCCGCCCTGGAAGCCTCCGGCGCCACCGACGGAGTCACGAGGGAGATGGCACGGTCGAACCCAGTGTTCAAGCCGTTGGTCCTGGTGGTGGACGAGGCGCAGGTGGCGTTCATGTGCCCCGCCGTCGGCGACGACAAGCGCCCCTACGGCGGCACCAAGGCCACCAGCCGCTACTTCATGGCCGCCCGGAAGATCCACAACCAGGGGCGGGCCGTGAACGTGGTGCTGTGGCAGGGCACCCAGGACCCCACCGACCAGAACCTTCCCAAGCTGGTCCGCGAGGGGGCGCACATCCGCGCCTCGCTCGTGGTCGGCACGGAGGAGCAGGCGCGGATGGCACTGGGCGACAAGGCCGTCAACGGCGGCGCCGCCCCGCACAAGCTGCGCCAGGGCCTGGACAAGGGCACCGTCGTGGTCGCAGGCGACGGGGTGAAGCTGGAGGCCGGACAGTCCTCCATCACCATCCGCACCCACTTCGTCTCCGGCGAGGACGCCGCCGCCATCGCGGAGCGCGCCAAGGCCCGCCGCGCCGGGGTGACCACGCTGAGCAGCGTGGTCACTGACGCGCCGGCCGATCCGCTGTCGGACATCGCGGACGTCATCGGCGACGTCCCGCGGATGCTGACGAAGGACGTGCTTCAGCGCCTCGCCGTCCACAACCCGGCCGCCTACGCGGACTGGACGTTCGGCGATCTCACCAACGTGCTGGAGGGCACCGCGGCGGAGCCGTACAAGTCCGACGGGCGCATGACCATCGCCCGCGACCGCATCGCCCGCGTGCTCGCCGAGCGTCCCGAGGACGCCCCGCGCGACGCCGCCGGCTGA
- a CDS encoding CU044_2847 family protein produces the protein MYKTIDAQDGKSVFLIEVTPLEVESFDQSKLLRGSRDLSEHALTNLRQVGEAIVQTCEDVSVAVRARLVDAAPDELEIKFGVSLSGEAGVPLIGKAKADSTFEVRAKWTR, from the coding sequence ATGTACAAGACTATTGACGCACAGGATGGCAAATCGGTCTTCTTGATAGAAGTCACCCCTCTGGAGGTTGAAAGCTTCGACCAGTCGAAGTTGTTGCGTGGCAGCCGCGACCTGTCAGAACATGCCTTGACAAACTTGCGGCAGGTGGGAGAAGCCATAGTGCAGACCTGCGAGGACGTGTCTGTTGCTGTGCGAGCTCGTCTGGTCGATGCCGCGCCGGATGAGCTTGAGATTAAGTTCGGTGTCTCATTGAGCGGCGAAGCTGGCGTTCCTCTGATCGGGAAGGCGAAGGCTGACTCCACCTTTGAAGTCCGAGCAAAATGGACACGATAG
- a CDS encoding DUF6284 family protein, with protein MVHIVAVQDPVTASEFDREPTAAELDAIDREMPVIRAEVDLLDAQIMTLDRPASELDARRIRRARRRLLTARRDLATRSAMTLPGVGA; from the coding sequence ATGGTGCACATCGTTGCTGTTCAGGACCCTGTTACGGCTTCGGAGTTTGACCGCGAGCCCACGGCCGCGGAGCTGGACGCGATCGACCGCGAGATGCCCGTCATCCGCGCGGAGGTCGACCTGCTCGACGCTCAGATCATGACCCTCGACCGGCCCGCGTCCGAGCTGGACGCGCGCCGCATCCGCCGGGCCCGCCGCCGCCTGCTTACCGCGCGGCGCGACCTGGCCACCCGGTCCGCCATGACGCTCCCGGGGGTGGGGGCATGA